From Raphanus sativus cultivar WK10039 unplaced genomic scaffold, ASM80110v3 Scaffold1491, whole genome shotgun sequence, a single genomic window includes:
- the LOC130504316 gene encoding jasmonate-induced oxygenase 3-like — MVKLCENLMKILSRNLGLQEDRLQNAFGGKEEAGGCLRVNYYPICPQPELTLGLSPHSDPGGLTILLPDEYVTGLQVRGSDDAWISVQPAPHALIVNIGDQIQSGAHAPVKLLTSQQVEAVA, encoded by the exons ATGGTGAAATTGTGCGAGAACTTGATGAAGATATTGTCGAGAAACTTGGGATTACAAGAAGATAGACTTCAAAATGCGTTTGGTGGTAAAGAGGAAGCAGGAGGATGCTTGAGGGTTAATTACTATCCAATATGTCCTCAGCCGGAGCTGACTCTCGGCCTCTCTCCGCACTCTGATCCCGGAGGATTGACGATTCTCTTGCCGGACGAATATGTCACCGGTCTTCAGGTCCGTGGATCCGACGATGCTTGGATCTCAGTCCAACCAGCTCCTCATGCTCTCATCGTTAACATTGGTGACCAAATTCAA AGTGGAGCACATGCGCCTGTCAAATTACTGACGTCACAACAGGTTGAGGCGGTTGCATAA